One window of the Gambusia affinis linkage group LG13, SWU_Gaff_1.0, whole genome shotgun sequence genome contains the following:
- the LOC122842222 gene encoding N-acetyllactosaminide beta-1,3-N-acetylglucosaminyltransferase 2-like, whose amino-acid sequence MALLRWNLKLMVTLMMVNLFIFILISRNSSTDKDVRRKPTVPTDPFWTKLAPSSPYWNRQQQIMDLQHNPIITLNSSIADLPDWLNDTSLPSDSCQPNLGVRTQVKDYNSLPNRFKDFLLYMRCRSYPILMDQPDICNDPPFLLLAVKSLASHFDRRQAIRQSWGSAGIVANMTVVTVFLLGNATAVDHHPDLSEMLQYESQRHKDIVQWDFRDSFFNLTVKELLFLEWIQTRCPGARYIFKGDDDVFVNTYRILDFLKGLSGAKARDLFVGDVITNAGPHRDKKVKYFIPESMYTGMYPPYAGGGGYLYSGDLAARLHNVSQHVALYPIDDVYTGMCLRKLGLAPDKHKGFRTFNIEVKYRSNPCAYKSLMLVHPRTPQEMIQIWSWLNRPDLTCQ is encoded by the coding sequence ATGGCGTTGCTGCGCTGGAACCTAAAGCTTATGGTGACACTGATGATGGTCAACCTCTTTATCTTCATCCTCATCTCCCGTAACAGCAGCACAGACAAAGATGTCCGTCGGAAGCCCACTGTTCCCACCGATCCATTCTGGACCAAGCTGGCCCCTAGCTCCCCTTACTGGAACCGCCAGCAGCAGATTATGGACCTTCAGCACAATCCCATCATCACCTTGAACTCCAGCATTGCAGACTTGCCCGACTGGCTCAACGACACTAGTTTACCTTCCGACTCCTGCCAGCCCAACCTCGGGGTCAGAACTCAGGTTAAAGACTACAACTCTTTACCGAACCGCTTCAAGGACTTTCTGCTCTACATGCGCTGCCGGTCCTACCCCATCCTCATGGACCAGCCCGACATCTGTAACGACCCCCCTTTCCTGCTCCTCGCCGTCAAGTCCCTGGCGTCGCACTTTGACCGACGTCAGGCCATCCGCCAATCCTGGGGCTCAGCTGGCATCGTCGCCAACATGACTGTGGTCACTGTCTTCCTTCTAGGGAACGCCACAGCTGTGGACCACCACCCAGATCTTTCCGAGATGCTGCAATACGAGAGTCAACGACACAAAGACATAGTGCAGTGGGACTTTAGAGACTCCTTCTTTAACCTGACGGTCAAGGAGCTCCTCTTCTTGGAGTGGATCCAGACCCGTTGCCCTGGCGCCCGCTACATCTTCAAGGGCGACGACGACGTCTTTGTCAACACCTACCGTATCCTGGACTTTCTCAAGGGCCTATCAGGGGCCAAAGCCAGGGATCTGTTTGTGGGTGATGTGATCACCAACGCGGGGCCCCACCGGGACAAGAAGGTCAAGTACTTCATCCCAGAGAGCATGTACACTGGAATGTACCCGCCATATGCAGGAGGAGGGGGCTACCTATACTCCGGAGACCTCGCCGCCCGCCTGCATAATGTCTCGCAACACGTGGCACTCTACCCCATCGACGATGTCTACACCGGGATGTGCCTCCGGAAGCTTGGGCTTGCACCGGACAAACACAAAGGATTCCGGACCTTTAACATAGAGGTGAAGTACCGGTCAAACCCATGCGCATACAAGAGTCTGATGCTGGTTCACCCCAGGACGCCGCAGGAGATGATCCAGATCTGGTCCTGGCTCAACCGACCTGACCTCACCTGCCAGTAA